ATCGCATCAAGGATCACCTCATATACTAAAAATGTACAAAGAAAATAGATTCCTATTGGGGCCTTACCATCATAGAGAAGTTTTGAGATGCATTCCGGCTGCATCTGGTAGTACTCTGTCCAGCTATAGACTCATTCGGGAGGGAGTTTATGTTAGCTTCCGTAGAAGGGATAAAACGACAACCAACCAATTGATGGAAGTCCTCAATCTCACGAGCATACTCAACCCTCCAGTCTTTCCCCTTACTCCAAGTTCTTCTTGCCCACATTGGCACCTGATAGAGGCGACCTTGCTCCCTCCCAAACTGCCTATTGAACCGGTCAGGTACATACACCTCTTTTATGTTAAAGCTGATTAGCCATGTCCGAGAGTGGCAAATGTTATCTGCTGCGATGCAATATCCTGGAACAATCGCTGGATTTATGTCCTTGTAAGGATTCCAGTTGACCTGAAGAAATGATTAAGAAATTAATTCAACAGCAGTTCATTTGTAGGAATAAATTATAAAATAGGTAATTTGCACTTGCATCGGACAACTGAAGCTGCTCGAAATCCTTTCTCCATTCCATAACTTTCTTTCTCTGCCCACGTGTTGTTCCTCCAAAGTTCCATCGGCATGCCCGGGGCAGCAACGTGTTCTGATTCTTTTGTTGGGGTTGAGTCAAAGGAATATACTCATAAATCCAAGCCTTGTAGGAACAAGGGGAATCTCTAATTAGTGAACAAGATGGCACAAAACTAGAGATAACAAGGGAAATCTCTAATTATTGAACAAGATGGCACAAAGCTAGAGATAACAAGGCAAATCTCTAGTTAGTGATCAAGATGGCACAAAGCTACACATATAACACTAAATACACAAGAGACAATACCATGAGCAAAGTTGCACCGCCGAGAAACTGGGTAGTAGCATTTGGTGTTACTGGACAGACAATCCTCTGTACAAATGAGCAAGGGCTGCAGCCCCCCAAGCATACTCATGTATCTTCCTGAAATCCCCCAAAAGTGGTAGGTATCTTGGGGATACAAATCCCCTCATTGTGTCGGGAAATAAGGTGGAGCCAACCAAATATAGAAGGTACGCCCGGGTGCTGAATGCAATGTCATTGATGGTGGGGTTTTCTGGCAGTTGATGGAATTTCCTGTACAACCAGGTTAATCTGATCAATCCACATAGTTGCTCTCCGCTTCCAGGGCTCTCTCCTAAGTAATGCAAGCACATGCGATTCACAGCTTCATCACCGATGGGTTCTGCCGTCACCACATGACCAGTCACTGGGATTCCTAGAATATATGATACATCACGGAGAGACGGTGCCATTTCAAATCCCATGAAATGTGCAGTATTTGTTTCGTTGTTCCATCTCTCACAGAAGGCTGTAAGCAAGGAACGGTCAATGGTAAATCCTGTCGTAAGAGCAAGATGTCCAAGACCACTAGCATTGACTACTTGTTGTTGTTCATCAGTTAGAATCCATTCTTTTTGCTTCCGTGTCTGCTGGCTTGGTAGCAGAACACCATACCGCTGTAGAAAATAGAGCTTGTCAGTACATATTTTTGCTCATGACGACCGAGTGAAATGGAGGAGGAAAGAGCCACATACTGTCCAGGTTTGCGAGCTACCAACTGCTCTTCGGCCATTTGGTTTTTGTTGCTGTGTTGTCTGATCATGAGCTGTGGGATTCATCTTATCCTGGAAAACATGGTAAAAAAATTGAAGGTAAATGTTCCACATCCACTATGGTTAAGCAAAAAGGTGGCCGAACAGGGATGTTGTTATTTGTGCAGATCCAGTTGATACAAATGatgtgtaaaaaaaattaaaaaggaaacAACATATTGGAAGCAATACACTAGAGTGCATATTCCAGAATAATGACAAGCGACACCATTTCTTATAACTGTTGAAAGTGATGCCCAGCAATCACTAGATTCAATTACACACCATTTCTAACGGAATATTTTGAGCAGTAAAATAACACACAGGGTCTGATAAGTTAAGGGATGCTTGTGCAACATAAATATAGTCAAGCACACAATAATTCAAAATTTCAGATAGACAACGTCTATGGGAAATACATTTTTTAGTTAAAGTATGTTTTGAACATTTTCCTGTCCTATAATTTGCCGACTACCCACCACTCCCACTGGTAGGATGATTCATGGATAGTGGGAAAGCACAAGTAAAGTGCATTACATACACATGCACAAAAGGTCCATCCATGGCCACTATTTGTTCCAAAATCTAAACAGTGGCAGATGTTGAATTTGTTTTTACTGTTTTTTTGGCAGAAATATCAGTGAGGTCGGTCTGAGTAATAATAATGTTTTTTCCTTAAGTAATCAGCTGTGGAGATGAGCATGATACATCTTTAGATGCCACCAGTATGTTGCAACTTTTCAAGGTCCACAAACAGATGTCTAACAAAACAAAATAAGAGGGCAACTATTTGCGACACTCAAAATAACTTTCAAACTTTTGTAGTAAATGATCCAGGTACAAGATTTGGCACCAAATCATGCCAAGTTTtgggggcagcccggtgcatgtagctcccgcttgcgtagggtccggggaagggtccgaccactttgggtctttgGCATGCAGCCTTTCCctgcatttctgcaagaggctgtttccaggacttgaacccataaCCTCATGGTCACAAGGTAAATATTCATAGATACTAATTTCCTTTCTCCAAGCAAGTTAGCTCTATAGCCTCTGATGATAAATCGTTGTGTAAAGCACAGTTACCAGGACCTGGGTTTGACCAGGCCAAGGAAAAGGGTCGTGAGACGAGAATCACGGCATCTCTAAGAGTAAGGCTCCAAGGGGGTTGTTGTTCTTCGGGGTGGCAGCTTGGGGTGCGGGACATGATCCCGATGAAACCGGATAAGTGACCTAATTACAATCTATTTCATGCAATATAAAGTCTAAGCACGTGACAAACGGAGAAACGGAAAATGGAACCTTTGCTGGTGTGTGTACGTTATCACCCACCCCCTAGGTAGATCCAGCTTTTAATGAGGCGATATAGCATGAATTTTCAAATGTTCTCACAGCAGATCCAGCAAATGGGCACAACATGGCAAACAATAAACAGACTGATTTTGTTTTGTCAAATATAAGTTTTTTCTAGAAAAGCCTTACAATAAATAAGTGCCGCGAAAACCTGCCGGGTCAGCAAATCATGCAGGGTGACTGTGCTGTGTGTCAATCATCGCAATAGCTAGAGATGAAACACATGCAAGACAGCAAGATTCACCAATCCAAAAGAAAATTTATCATAATTAAGATTTAAGACTGATCCAGAATTATTACACTTTAGAAGTTAGTACAATCTTGTCCTCAAAATTAAATCcatctgcatgttttttgttatgtACTCTTCTCATATTGAACTAGGGGAGTAAAGGCTCCGTTTGGCGTTGTGGTGGGTGGTGGCCTTCCCCCTAGTTTGTACAGCACTGCACCTGCAAACTACCACTAAATAGAGTCTTGGAAATTCAGAATATAAAATATTTGACTTGATTGCCATATTTAATTTGACTAAGAACAGAACTTGGTTAGCTTCAAGTTAGGTCCATATATGCAGATCTTGCCCTAAACGTAGAACGATATCCTCCAAGGCGCTACCAGATATCAGCATTATTCAATCCACGAGATGAATCTCAGCTCTCTCGCCCCTTGGGCTCCATCCCGCCATGTCATTGTTTGTCAATGAACTGGAATCTCAGAACCAAACTCAACTTATTCCATCACAGTTGATCTTTCATGTATCATAAGATGTAAGATTAATCCTTTTCAAAGCTGGGTCGTAATTGAAACGAATGAGAAAAGGAAACAATATCCATAATATCTATCGGTATACGGAAAAGTGTGTGATTTATTTATTGTGCATCCATCAGTGCCTTGTTGATCCAAGTAAAATGgcaactctggaaaagaaaagcaGTCAACCATCTAAATGAGGCCTTTTACAATGCACCAACAGAATGCAGAACAGTCCATGCGTCTACCATGGTCCATGGGAAGTCACAAGAATCAGGTAAGTCAGCGGAAGAACCAACCAAACCCGCACGCTGCTCTTGTTATCACCACCACACGCTCGATGATTCGAACAAACCGCAAGGCGGACCCGCGGCGAACGCAGCAATCACCACTACTTTGGCAAATGGTAAGTCAGGCGGCGCAATCAGTTCAGTTGCCAACAGGGAACACGCATGCATGGAACAACTACACAATGCATTAAACCTACGCTGACTACTTTTTGCATAGCATTCCAATCACGATTCACGAACACCCGAGGATGAGATACTGAGATTACGGAGAAGTGACATCGATGGATCTAAGAACAAGGGCTCCGTCTAGCCGAGCCCGATAGTGATAGGGATGTTGAGAATGACGAGGAGTCGGAGAGTACCTGCTCGCCGGGGAGGGGCGGTAGGTGACGCGCcgctcgcctccgcctccggaggctgtTAGGGCACCTCCTTTTCCTTACCTGGGGcttgggcggaggtggaggcggagtaGGGAAAGTGGAGAATGGAGCAGGCGGGGCCCACGAGGAGAAAAGCTCATCGAGCGAGCAGCACCTTTGTATTGATGTTATAAAGACTTTCAGGCTTACATGTGCACAAATGTGGCTGTAGTTTAGTGGTGAGAATTCCACGTTGTGGCCGTGGAGACCTGGGCTCGAATCCCAGCAGCCACACATTTATGTTTTTTTTAGCCATGCACAAACTCGTTTATCTCTTAAATCCTCACAGAAATCATACCAAGCAGATGCACCAGAGGAATTATTCACTTCAGAACCGAGTAATTAAGATGGTGGACTTCATGTCAATCAATCTAAAAATTTGAGCCAAGTCAGTCAAGTACCGAGAATTAAAATTTAATAAGTACTGACATACAGCCACACATTTATGTTTTTTTAGCCATGCACAAACTCGTTTATCTCTTAAATTGATGTTTATAGCCATGCACAAACTCGTTTATTTCTTAAATCCTCATAGAAATCATAACAAGCGGATGCACCAGAGGAATTGTTCACTTCAGAACCGAGTAATTAAGATGGTGGACTTCATGTCAATCAATCTAAAAATTTGAGCCACGTCAGTCAAGTACCGAGAATTAAAATTTAATAAGTACTGACATACAGCCACACATTTATGTTTTTTTAGCCATGCACAAACTCGTTTATCTCTTAAATTGATGTTTATAGCCATGCACAAACTCGTTTATTTCTTAAATCCTCATAGAAATCATAACAAGCGGATGCACCAGAGGAATTGTTCACTTCAGAACCGAGTAATTAAGATGGTGGACTTCATGTCAATCAATCTAAAAATTTGAGCCACGTCAGTCAAGTACCGAGAATTAAAATTTAATAAGTACTGACATACAGCCACACATTTATGTTTTTTCAGCCATGCACAAACTCGTTTATCTCTTAAATTGATGTTTATAGCCATGCACAAACTCGTTTATCTCTTAAATTCTCACAGAAATCATACCAAGCGGATGCACCAGAGGAATTGTTTACTTCAGAACCGAGTAATTAAGATGGTGGACTTCATGTCAATCAATCCAAAAATTTGAGCCAAGTCAGTCAAGTACCGAGAATTAAAATTTAATAAGTACTGACATACAGCCACACATTTATGTTTTTTTTAGCCATGCACAAACTTGTTTATCTCTTAAATTGATGTTTATAGCCATGCACAAACTCGTTTATCTCTTAAATCCTTACAGAAATCATACCAAGCGGATGCACCAGAGGAATTGTTCACTTCAGAACCGAGTAATTAAAATGGTGGACTTCATGTCAATCAATCTAAAAATTTGAGCCAAGTCAGTCAAGTACCGAGAATTAAAATTTAATAAGTACTGACATACAAACAAGCACCAAGAAGAATGCTTTGCCATCGTGACAAGTGCTTAACAGTGCCGTCTCCTCAAGTGATGTAAATGTTACATTCATGTGTGTTGTACATGCTGCAGAGTGCAGGCTTGAACTACACTACATTCCTTCAGGCGTGAGTGAATCACCAACATATAACTATTGTACAAGTTTCCCTCGGCCTACAAAAAACAAAATACACTGCAAAAGCTTCTTCCAGCTTTGTTATCTACAAACCCATCTTCTTGGGCCTCAGATATGTCGAACCTTTCTTCAGACCCGGCATagagatctgctgctgctgcttggctcTCTTCCGTCGCTCCCTCTCCTTCTCCACGAGTGCTGCCTCCGCCTGTTCCTGCCTCAGCTTCTCCATCTCCTCTTCCATGGCCGTCTTCTCCTCCTTCTGTCTCTTCTTGTGGTCCAGAAGGGAGGTGTCCGTGTCTTTCACAGAGAAGAACATAGGACCCAGCTCCGCCAGCCATTGCGGATCCACTGCGCTCACACACTGCATATACTCCTTGGTTGTCAGGACAAGCTCGTGGTACACCACATAGTCAGGGGTGTACCCGAGACCATACAGAGCACTGCTCGGATGCAGGTGGCACGGCATCCCATTCCGGCAGTTGACATACTCTCCTATGCCCTTCAACCTTGCCGAGTTATGGAAGTACGCCGAGCAGATAGCTTTCCTTACCACGTCCCATTCCATATGGCATGATGTCAGTGGGATCTTCAGGGCTTTCAGTATGTCTAGCAGTTGAGATCTCACTTCCCGAGCCTTACGGAGACCCTTAACATGGAGGAAATGGTCATTACACCAGTCTCCTCGATATTGGTTTGACTTCCACTGCAGGTATACATTCAGGAGTGTTAGGTGGTCAGACTCTGGGACAAAGAATTTTTCCCTTGCGGCATCGCTCTCCTCTGCTCGATCTTTTGGCCGGAAGAAAACTGAGGGTACTGAGAGCATGGATACAATGGTCAATACTTCATCAAGGCATTCCAGCTTCTCCCCCATGAGAAGCATCTTTGCTAGAGTCGGGTCCAATGGGAACTCCACCATCTTCCAACCTATTTCTGTAAGTCCACCAACATTGTTCAAGGCGCCCAACACCCAGAGCTGGTACATGGAGTTGAGGATATTCTCCTGGGGGGGTGGGTCCATGAagtcaaaatcaagcaagttttcGACTTTGAGGGACTTCAGTAAGAGAACCACGTTTCCCAGGTTAGTCCTTTGAATCTCTGGCACGGGGTTAGGGAGCATCTCGTTCTGGTAAGCTGATTCTGTGAACAGCCTGTAGCATGTGCCAGGGCCGGTTCTTCCAGCACGTCCTGCACGCTGGTCTGCAGCTGCTCGACTACACGGAAAAACCTGAAGAGCATCCATGCCCATCCGTGGATTGTATACCTTCATCTTTCCATACCCGGTATCAATGACATAGAAGATACCATCCACTGTGAGGGACGTCTCAGCAATATTGGTAGCAACAATGCATTTGCGAGTGCCCTCTTCTGCCTTCTGAAAGATCTTGGCCTGCAAGTCAGCAGGCAACTGCGAGTAAATCGGCAAGATGGAGAGCTTGGGTACATTCTTCGTGGATGACGATATTAGCTGCTCCATGCGCTCAGCAAGAGCATAGCAAGTAGCCTCGATCTCTTCCTGCCCGGTCATGAAGATGAGGATGTCTCCAGGGCCACTCGTTATGTGAATTGTCATGGCCTGCTTCACTGCCGCTTCCACATAATCTTCACATGGTGTTTTGCTAAACAAGATATTTACTGGAAATGTCCTGCCTGGAATGTTAAATACAGGCACACtgcagacaaagaaaataattatagGGTTTGCAGACAGTGGATTCAAATCTTTATAATGGAGAAAAAGATATAGCAAGTTCTCTTACCCTCCAAAGAACTTTGAGAATTTGTCTGCATTTAGGGTTGCAGATGTGACAATTAGCTTAAAATCCCGCCGACGTGCAACAACCTTCTTCAATATGCCAAACAAAACATCAGTATTGAGGGATCTTTCGTGTGCTTCATCCATGACGATAACACTACATAAAAGAGGGGGGAAAGCATTAATACAGCAAGCAATATTCCAAAACTGAGGTATATGAATATCACAAGATTTATCAGCACTACGAGAGAACAAGGGCAGGTTAACAGCATACCGATATTTATCAAGGTCAGCATCTTTCAAGGTTTCACGAAGAAGCACTCCATCTGTCATATACTGCAAAACAAACAGAAGGGAAAATATAATATGCGTTAGGAATTCTATGCTAAACAACTGAAAGTCAACCAAAATTAATTGTTGAACTTAAGAATGTTAACCTAAAGAGTTCTCGGAATGTGGCCAATTATATCTAATCAGAAATCATAAGGCTAAGAATGTTAACCTAAAGAGTTCTCGGAATGTGGCCAATTATATCTAATCAGAAATCATAAGGCTAACACAACAATGAGGTTACCAGCCTATGAATTGAACCTTTCTATAATCAAGTTTTTCTAACACTGCAAATATACACAagacatgttgatgtgaactaAAGCACAAGCAGAATTGTACCTTTATTATAGTGCTAGAACAAGTGACGTCCTCAAATCGGATAGCATATCCAACTTTATCACCCAGTTCGGTTTCCATTTCTTCACTGACCCGCTTGGCAACACTCATGGCAGCCACACGTCTCGGTTGAGTACAGCCAACAACACCAGTTGTGGTATATCCATCCTCATGCAGATACTGAGTAAGTTGAGTGGTCTTCCCAGAACCAGTTTCACCAACGACCACAACTACTTGATTTTCACGCACAACCTGCTCCATAGCAGCAGCATAACACTGGTTATTAGCAATAATCATTTGAGAGATACTAAATACAAGAAGATACAGAAAGAAGTCCAGAATGGTGCATGAATATAGAAGGTGTTCTAAAAGGAAACTAGATTCCAAACTATTCCTATCTGAATGAAGTAGTAGGGATTTGTATATATGTCCTTCCTAGGTGATCTAATGGTCTTCACTCAACCATATTCCAAATTTGCAACCGTTTCGGATTTTGCGTAAATCACAATTCACGGTATATAGAAGTAATCATACAGCTTCGAGATGTGTCTTGTAGTAGAGGAAAGTAAGACAAAAATAATTAAACAAACAGAACACTCATAATAAGTCTATAAAACCAAGTACAAACCTGTAGCAGGTCATCTCGAACAGTATATATGGGAAGATATTGTCTTTGCTGAGAAAGAGATTTAGATTTTGCAAAATCACTGACAGCTTCTGCTTTTTCCTTCAAGTGTTGCGAAAACTTTGCTTCCTCCTTGAAATCAATCTCCCCTTGATCACCAACAACAGCAGTATCTGCATCAACCTGATTTTGCAGAAGTGAGTAAAACATATGGACAAGTCACAACATTTTTTAAGACATACACATGAAATGTGGAAATAGTTTACCTGTTCAGACGTTTTCTCAACGCCCAATATATTTCCAAGATTAGATCCAGCAAGCTCCCAGAAGCGTTGCCGCGACTTGTTCTGGCTCTGCTTTTCACGAATTTCCCTAACCAAAACAGAACCTTTTCGTGCAATGATAGCCATATCAGATGTTGGATCCTTCAGTGGCATTACAGGCTCTGCTTGCTTTGTGTATACAACTCGCCCATCCAGGAAGGGAGGTTTTGTATCTGCCAAAAATTAAGCCATCGACTGGTTTTAGTTCAAGTGCATGAATGTACTGTAAACAAGCAGAAAAAAATGttatcaagaaaaaacatcaagggCATGCCAGGGCCAAGCCATGTTCTATTCGCTTCAAACCTAGCTACTATGTACTATTATGTAAAACAAAGAAACATAGAAGAATCGCAAATATATGTCCAAATTGACATATGAAGGATGGAAACATGTGAGCGGTTTGATGCTTGCTATCGTCATATACTTCCTCTGTTCCAAATTATAAGATGTTTTTGGTAGGCTATAAAATAGCCTAACAAAACGTCTTATAATTTGGGATGGAGGTAGTAGAAGCTTTTGAGAGTGAATGATCAGAAAGATCGCAGGCTCACATTGAACACTCATGTCCACCAGCTACTTAGTCAGCACATATACTAGCAATGGAGATGGGAGCACTTAGCCAGCACATATACCAGCGAATGGAGATGGGAAAgcagacaaatactccctccattcacaaatataagatgctcCAACTTTTTTGttaatcggatgtatatagacgcgtTTTAGTGTGTTTTTCACCATTTCAGTCCGTGTATAGTCCATACTGAAATATCCAAAagatcttatatttgtgaatggagggagtagctattaGCACTGTGCTGGTTAATTTATACATTACAAACATATTTAATGTTTCCATCACTTCACAAGAAGGAATATTCTTGAAACTCTAATGCAAGAGAAATGGGGGATGGTTCACAAAAGGTTTGGTATGATGCTTGTTTTAGTCACAACTAACGCTGCAAGCAGAACATCACCAAAATGAACTTCTGAAGGGAAAGAACATACCATGAACAAGAAGTATTACTTTACGCTCGTCCTCATCATCAAATTCTGTCTGCACCTCCGTTCCTCTAACAGCTCCAGACCTCAACAATTGTCTGTCCTCCCACTGAGCATTATCAGCAGTCATCTGTGATAATTTCTTGCTCTGAGAAAGGGTCATCAGACTACCATCTTTACGAGTCTGCAAGCAATAAAAATAGTTAGAAAACCAGAGTATACATGTTAAATCGACGAGTAAATGATAAACTAACATATTCGCTGAAATGCAATTGAAATATGTGAATGTGATACTCTTGAATTAGCATCCTAATTTTTGCTGTACGAATATTATAATAAGATTAATAGAAGTTCCTGCTGATGAAGCATTTAATTCATTATGTCCAGCCCACCAGGATCCGGAACTTAACAGAGGAAAATATTACgccctccgatccataataagtgtcatggttttagttcattATTATGGATCGGGGGGAGTACAATAGATGTCTCTCAACTTGACTTTTTACAATGCATTTTGACATGTATGAGTACTATATCAGATGGTTACAGGAAAACTGAAGCCacaatacatgacacttcactagaACAAATTTGTGCTTAGAAGATAAAGTACTAGACCCAACATGCAAGTCATTTACCATATACACTGACATAGTTTTCTACTATGGGGTCGCAATAATATGTGCTACTCCTACTCCTATGAATAGCGCTAGTGAATGTTAGAATGGAGTACTTCAAAGTGTGATTAAACATTAAAAAAATACCAATTTCTTAGGCAATTGTGCTTCCTTCTTTTTGTAGGAGCTATCATCTGCAGCATAATTATCACCATCGAACACAGTGTTGTGTTCTTCACAATCATacctgaagaatttgtgaaggttAGAAGAATGACTAGCTAAACTTGGTTTTCTGACAATATAAGAATGTTGAGTTGCTATATTCATTTATAAACACTAGGACATAAGGAATTCCTAAAAGGATAAGTACCAAGCACGGTCAGCATTATAATCCATGTCTTGCATCATTTCCTCGGTAATCTCATAGTTCCTATCAGCAGCTGAGGGGCTTCTATCAGCTTCAGCATCCTGAAATAAGAGGGTAATGATTATAGGTACAATGACCACGGATCGAAGAAACAAAATCAGAGTTTAGAAGAACCTATAAAGTGATCCGAAAAGAATCATGACTTACATTTGAAAAGGTAAGCTGATGAGATCTTCCACTGGAACTTGAATACGAAGACCCTTTTGATGAACCTGAAGCCCTCACAGGAGCAGGTGAGGGAGAAACATGATCCCAAGGGGATGCTGGACATTTAAAAGAGCATAGATAATATGAGTATGAGTAAATTATAGTCAGGTCAGTGAAATATGAAGTAACATGTTTACTTTCACAGAAACAAAGTTAAATATCACAAAATATAGAGCTGAACTGCCTTTACCTGCGGAACGGGGTGTATTCCCACCTAGCCAAGGAGACACCAATCGTGCATCAGGAGATGCAGCAGCCAGCATAGGAGATCGTGTTGGATAATGTCTTTGGGAGCCAGGACGATCATCACGGTACTCCCGGCGAGGTGTATCTTCCCATTCCCATCGGCCACTGTCCCAGTCAGATCTTGCTGTAATTGCAACCACACTCCTGTCAGCTTGCATGTTAAGCCAGTCGAGAACCAAAAATGACAAAGAATACTATACCAACAAAGTACCAGGTGTTCTTGAGCTTCTCGAGCTATAGTCATCCCGACTTCTTTTGTTTGTGTAGTCGATAGATGTAGATCTGCTCCGTTCATTACGCCTACTATTCGATTCCCTGTCATCACGGTATCCTCGCCTTCCACTGCTACTATAACCAATGGATGCAGATGTCTCGCGTGCACCACGTTTGTCACGGGATCCTCTGTCATCATTCAGTTCGTACCTAGAGGCGGGGGTCTGTAAGCAACAAGGAAATAAATGCTGAGTTTAGTAAGGTGAACATAAAGTAATAAAACTCTTGACAGAGTAAGCCCTAAACCAAGCGAGAGAATGTTGTTATTACTGACCTGTTGCCGATGGGATTCATCTCGATGTCTGGGTGTAAGACCCCTTTCATTCTCATCAGTGACTGTAGATTCTGAAACAGAGTATAAAGCTTTAGTTTGACTAAGTTACATCACTGAAAATGAATAGTCGGCATACAGCCGTAACACAGTGAGGGTATATATCTCAGTAGATATTTTACGACAGAGCTGTATATATGGTCAATGGATCAAGAGAAGAAGAGGCACCTTTCGACAATGTTTTCTCACTGGAATTGGTTCCTCGATAACGGCGAGCCACGCTGCCACGGTCACCACCGGACAGGCTGCTTGCATCATTTTCTGTAGATCCTGGCCTCTCATCTTCATCCATAGAAGAAGCAGCCGTCACTACCTTCTCAGGAGGCCGCTTAAATGAATTGTTACCTTCCTTTTCTCTTTTCTTGTGTGCGAGCAGGTCCAAACCTGCAAGACAGACGAGCGATTAGCTCACTCTAAATCTCTAAGCTCCTGGCATGGCTACACGTGTTAAATACGAAGTGGGATCAGTTCATTAAGTCTACAAATCGCAATTGGCGCCGTGTTTGACTGGCAGATAGCTCTAGATTAGAAGATGCACAGCCTAAGCATCATACCTAGCGCGGATCTCCCCGGCGGAGGCCGGTACATGACCTTATCCTTGGTCGGCAGTATCAGACCCTGCGCCGTGTCATCCTCCGGGCCGAGGGTGCTTGTCGTCGCGTCGAGGTCCAGCCTGCCGTCGGAACTCATCGTGGGGAGGCGCCGTTGGAGCCGGAGAGGGAGGTGGCCGGGGTGAGGAGTGAGGACGCTGGCTCAATAGCGGGCGTGGCCCCAGTGGCCGCGTCGGGAGGGCGGCAGTGTCTCGCTCGCCGGCGTTGGGGGCGGCTGGCCGatggaggagctgcggcggcgggaTAGAGAGGAGGAGGCGCGGGTTAGCGGGGTCGGTTTGGGGAATCAGATGTAGAGCCAGAGAGAAGGCGGTACGGGAGGGACGTGTTGGGTCGATTCGGGACTGATTGATCTGAAGGCGGTATGTGGgtcctttttttgtttttcaaaGCTTTATGTGGGTCGAACAGgtctattttgtttggttttgatgaaGGATATAAATCATGGTTGGGTTTGGGTACCCCTGACTTCCTATTCCGTTTTCCCCTCCAACTGCTGCAGCCTGCACAAAGAAGCACATACATCAGTGCACCACGCACACAGCACTACACCACACACGCGCTCGACCGGCAAGCGCGCGCGCGCAGCAGGCACGCCAGGCAAGCACACGCCCACACGCCCATCGCCCAGCACGCAGCGCGCGCGGCACGCCCGGCCGGAGAGATACGCC
The window above is part of the Triticum aestivum cultivar Chinese Spring chromosome 2A, IWGSC CS RefSeq v2.1, whole genome shotgun sequence genome. Proteins encoded here:
- the LOC123188538 gene encoding pre-mRNA-splicing factor ATP-dependent RNA helicase DEAH7, with the translated sequence MSSDGRLDLDATTSTLGPEDDTAQGLILPTKDKVMYRPPPGRSALGLDLLAHKKREKEGNNSFKRPPEKVVTAASSMDEDERPGSTENDASSLSGGDRGSVARRYRGTNSSEKTLSKESTVTDENERGLTPRHRDESHRQQTPASRYELNDDRGSRDKRGARETSASIGYSSSGRRGYRDDRESNSRRNERSRSTSIDYTNKRSRDDYSSRSSRTPARSDWDSGRWEWEDTPRREYRDDRPGSQRHYPTRSPMLAAASPDARLVSPWLGGNTPRSAASPWDHVSPSPAPVRASGSSKGSSYSSSSGRSHQLTFSNDAEADRSPSAADRNYEITEEMMQDMDYNADRAWYDCEEHNTVFDGDNYAADDSSYKKKEAQLPKKLTRKDGSLMTLSQSKKLSQMTADNAQWEDRQLLRSGAVRGTEVQTEFDDEDERKVILLVHDTKPPFLDGRVVYTKQAEPVMPLKDPTSDMAIIARKGSVLVREIREKQSQNKSRQRFWELAGSNLGNILGVEKTSEQVDADTAVVGDQGEIDFKEEAKFSQHLKEKAEAVSDFAKSKSLSQQRQYLPIYTVRDDLLQVVRENQVVVVVGETGSGKTTQLTQYLHEDGYTTTGVVGCTQPRRVAAMSVAKRVSEEMETELGDKVGYAIRFEDVTCSSTIIKYMTDGVLLRETLKDADLDKYRVIVMDEAHERSLNTDVLFGILKKVVARRRDFKLIVTSATLNADKFSKFFGGVPVFNIPGRTFPVNILFSKTPCEDYVEAAVKQAMTIHITSGPGDILIFMTGQEEIEATCYALAERMEQLISSSTKNVPKLSILPIYSQLPADLQAKIFQKAEEGTRKCIVATNIAETSLTVDGIFYVIDTGYGKMKVYNPRMGMDALQVFPCSRAAADQRAGRAGRTGPGTCYRLFTESAYQNEMLPNPVPEIQRTNLGNVVLLLKSLKVENLLDFDFMDPPPQENILNSMYQLWVLGALNNVGGLTEIGWKMVEFPLDPTLAKMLLMGEKLECLDEVLTIVSMLSVPSVFFRPKDRAEESDAAREKFFVPESDHLTLLNVYLQWKSNQYRGDWCNDHFLHVKGLRKAREVRSQLLDILKALKIPLTSCHMEWDVVRKAICSAYFHNSARLKGIGEYVNCRNGMPCHLHPSSALYGLGYTPDYVVYHELVLTTKEYMQCVSAVDPQWLAELGPMFFSVKDTDTSLLDHKKRQKEEKTAMEEEMEKLRQEQAEAALVEKERERRKRAKQQQQISMPGLKKGSTYLRPKKMGL